A genome region from Christensenella minuta includes the following:
- a CDS encoding sugar ABC transporter ATP-binding protein: protein MEEHAILEFRHITKKFPGTIALDDVTIDFKKGEVHALVGENGAGKSTLIKTCSGAISPTQGTIYISGQKFEKLDPITSQENGVAVIYQEFNLVNELSVAENVYLGNPIKKRGIVPDFRAMEQETEKILKRFHIQIDSKRLVDNLSIGYQQMVEITKAVSKKAKILIMDEPTAPLTTSEVNILMDVIGQLKSEGVTIVYISHRLEEVFRISDRVSVLRDGKLIKTMQTSDTNREELISLMVGRTLKETFPVRENTIKSEVLLETKNLSGNGIKDISFQVHRGEILAFAGIMGAGRTELAQLLFGMARPSAGEIIFKGNPIFPRTPAQAADLGIALVPEDRKQQGAVLDMSIAHNITLAQIKKLSHFFVIDKKKEIEVARQYKNELRIKTPSLVNEVNSLSGGNQQKVVIAKWLATSPELIIMDEPTRGVDVGAKQEIYYLMNKLIDAGKTIIMISSEMEEVMGMADRIIVLSEGVMTAELKRGEFDKETILHYASKIGGN, encoded by the coding sequence GTGGAAGAACATGCAATTTTAGAATTTCGCCATATTACGAAAAAGTTCCCAGGAACAATTGCTCTAGATGATGTTACGATTGATTTCAAAAAAGGCGAGGTCCATGCGTTGGTGGGCGAAAATGGAGCTGGGAAATCCACTTTGATAAAAACTTGCAGCGGTGCGATTTCACCCACGCAAGGAACTATATATATATCTGGACAAAAGTTCGAAAAACTTGATCCGATTACTTCGCAGGAAAATGGCGTAGCTGTTATTTATCAGGAATTTAACCTTGTTAATGAACTGAGTGTAGCTGAGAATGTTTATTTAGGAAATCCGATCAAAAAAAGAGGTATTGTTCCGGATTTTCGAGCAATGGAACAAGAAACTGAAAAAATTTTGAAACGTTTCCATATCCAGATCGATTCTAAACGGTTGGTCGACAATCTGAGTATTGGATATCAGCAGATGGTAGAAATTACGAAAGCTGTTTCCAAAAAAGCTAAAATTTTAATTATGGATGAGCCAACAGCGCCTTTGACGACATCTGAAGTAAATATTCTAATGGATGTAATCGGTCAATTAAAATCCGAGGGCGTAACGATCGTATATATTTCCCATCGGTTAGAAGAAGTTTTTCGCATTTCAGATCGTGTGTCTGTATTGCGTGACGGGAAATTGATCAAAACAATGCAAACAAGCGATACAAATAGGGAAGAACTCATTAGCCTCATGGTAGGACGAACCCTGAAAGAGACCTTCCCGGTCAGAGAAAACACCATTAAAAGTGAGGTTTTGCTGGAAACAAAAAATCTCAGTGGAAACGGAATTAAAGATATTTCATTTCAGGTACATAGAGGAGAAATACTTGCTTTTGCAGGCATTATGGGCGCCGGGCGTACAGAGTTAGCACAATTATTGTTTGGGATGGCTCGCCCTTCGGCAGGGGAAATTATTTTTAAAGGCAACCCCATATTTCCAAGGACGCCTGCTCAAGCGGCGGATTTGGGTATCGCATTGGTTCCGGAAGACCGTAAACAGCAGGGAGCTGTCCTTGATATGTCGATTGCACATAACATCACATTGGCACAAATTAAAAAGTTATCACATTTTTTTGTGATAGATAAGAAAAAAGAGATAGAGGTTGCCAGACAATACAAAAATGAACTGCGTATTAAAACACCGTCTCTGGTCAATGAAGTAAACAGCCTGTCCGGAGGAAACCAGCAAAAAGTAGTTATAGCCAAATGGCTAGCCACATCTCCCGAACTTATCATTATGGATGAACCAACTAGAGGAGTCGATGTTGGAGCAAAACAAGAAATCTATTACCTTATGAATAAATTAATTGATGCGGGTAAAACTATCATAATGATTTCGTCTGAAATGGAAGAAGTTATGGGGATGGCAGATCGCATTATTGTACTAAGTGAAGGTGTTATGACTGCAGAACTGAAGCGAGGCGAATTCGATAAAGAGACTATATTACATTATGCATCAAAGATAGGGGGGAATTAA
- a CDS encoding ABC transporter permease: MLKVSISSIVKKYAVFIVFIIEIILFACLADTFFTVSNFTNILRQVSMIAIAGVGQTLVLLTGNIDLSIGSQITLLNVLCAFLMVNVGIDPVLACIVGMTTTIVISYLTGFIITATKMPAMIATIAMMSILRGIAYMISDGQSIFGFPESFRVLGQGVIGGVMPVPVVIMIACLIFGWFILNKTYIGRYFFAIGGNETAAELSGINVNKMKRLSYTLNGIFVGFAGIIMLSRLNTGSPLTGKEFEFDVLTAVVLGGVSISGGRAKISSVIIGVLIIGTLTNGFVLLNVGEYPQLVIKGVVLLLAVGFDCIQRSREAKTSKI; encoded by the coding sequence ATGTTAAAAGTATCAATCAGTTCTATTGTTAAAAAATATGCGGTATTTATTGTATTTATTATAGAAATTATTCTCTTCGCATGTTTGGCGGATACATTTTTTACAGTATCAAACTTTACCAATATATTACGGCAAGTATCAATGATCGCTATCGCAGGCGTTGGGCAAACCCTGGTACTGCTGACAGGGAACATAGACCTATCTATTGGATCACAAATTACCTTGCTCAATGTATTGTGTGCATTTTTAATGGTAAATGTGGGAATAGATCCGGTGTTAGCTTGTATTGTTGGTATGACGACAACAATTGTAATAAGCTATTTGACTGGTTTTATAATTACCGCTACAAAAATGCCGGCGATGATTGCCACGATTGCCATGATGAGTATTCTGCGTGGTATCGCCTATATGATTTCAGATGGGCAATCGATTTTTGGCTTCCCAGAAAGCTTTCGTGTTCTGGGTCAAGGCGTAATTGGAGGTGTCATGCCGGTTCCTGTTGTTATCATGATTGCATGCCTTATATTTGGCTGGTTTATATTGAATAAAACTTATATAGGGCGGTATTTCTTTGCGATTGGGGGAAATGAAACTGCGGCTGAATTATCTGGGATCAATGTCAATAAGATGAAGAGACTGTCCTATACGCTAAATGGCATTTTTGTAGGATTTGCAGGCATTATTATGCTGTCAAGGCTTAATACAGGCTCACCATTGACGGGAAAAGAATTTGAGTTTGATGTTCTGACGGCAGTGGTACTTGGCGGTGTCAGCATATCGGGCGGCAGAGCCAAAATATCCAGCGTTATTATCGGTGTTCTAATTATTGGAACTCTGACGAATGGGTTTGTACTGCTCAACGTTGGGGAATACCCGCAATTAGTAATCAAAGGAGTTGTATTGCTATTAGCAGTTGGCTTTGATTGTATTCAGCGGAGCAGAGAAGCAAAAACTAGCAAAATTTAA
- a CDS encoding family 4 glycosyl hydrolase gives MEYKKFKVAFIGAGSVEYAEKLMYDILSVPEFQQIEIAFHDIDKAKLERSVALCQRDIDENKLSIKIEGTTDRPEAIKDAKYVFNMAKVGGLKAWEYDLKIPLSYGLDQCVGDTLCAGGLMYGARMIPLVLDICKDMKMYAAPNAMFFNVANPLTMTTWAAAHYGNVPSVGMCHGVGIGHRQFAKVLDMPVEDIYITCLGVNHMGFYTEVKTKDGKNLIPMLPEAYAKHPIYGELEKARRDMLDWFGAYNSEQNGHTTDLVPWYRTDPRTLPDWISYYHVFGGETNGYFGMSELEQKLAAENYDKRMQSPGLIFDPNKRSTEHASFLMEGLELNRIYRGHVNVVNNGSIANIMDEAIVEVPVYADIHGLNVPIYGEMDTAQAEVVNRMVSVNKLATEASCTGDVKKLYQAMLLDPLTGAALDPRAIRQMTDEMLIAEEKWLPQFKEGIQSAKKCIKQAKAEGTYIPTNPNYKGAAVRDFPYEMYKE, from the coding sequence ATGGAATATAAAAAATTTAAAGTAGCCTTTATCGGCGCAGGCAGTGTGGAATATGCGGAAAAGCTAATGTATGATATCTTATCAGTTCCTGAATTTCAGCAAATAGAAATTGCGTTTCACGATATTGATAAAGCAAAGTTAGAGCGGTCGGTAGCATTATGCCAACGAGATATCGACGAAAATAAACTGTCCATTAAAATTGAGGGTACAACTGACCGACCCGAAGCCATTAAAGATGCCAAATATGTGTTCAATATGGCCAAGGTGGGCGGACTGAAGGCATGGGAATACGATTTGAAAATACCATTATCGTACGGATTGGACCAATGTGTAGGAGATACCCTGTGCGCTGGCGGCCTGATGTATGGCGCGCGGATGATTCCGCTTGTTTTAGATATCTGCAAAGATATGAAAATGTATGCGGCGCCTAATGCTATGTTTTTTAATGTTGCAAATCCATTGACCATGACAACCTGGGCTGCTGCTCATTATGGCAATGTGCCTTCTGTCGGTATGTGCCATGGCGTGGGTATTGGGCATCGGCAGTTTGCAAAAGTATTGGATATGCCAGTGGAGGATATTTATATTACCTGTCTTGGCGTGAACCATATGGGTTTTTATACTGAAGTGAAAACAAAAGATGGAAAGAATTTAATCCCTATGCTTCCGGAGGCATATGCCAAACATCCGATTTATGGAGAACTGGAAAAAGCTCGTCGTGATATGTTGGATTGGTTTGGCGCATATAATTCAGAGCAAAATGGCCACACCACGGATCTTGTTCCATGGTATCGTACAGACCCCCGAACATTACCTGACTGGATTAGCTACTATCATGTTTTTGGCGGTGAAACAAATGGTTATTTCGGTATGTCGGAGCTTGAGCAGAAACTTGCGGCGGAAAATTATGATAAACGTATGCAATCGCCAGGACTTATTTTTGACCCCAACAAGCGGTCGACCGAACATGCCTCCTTTTTAATGGAAGGGCTAGAATTAAACCGTATTTACCGCGGCCACGTCAATGTAGTCAACAATGGAAGTATTGCTAACATAATGGATGAGGCGATTGTCGAAGTTCCTGTATATGCAGATATTCATGGACTAAATGTACCAATTTATGGGGAGATGGATACTGCGCAGGCAGAGGTGGTCAATCGTATGGTTTCAGTCAATAAATTGGCGACTGAAGCATCGTGCACAGGCGATGTTAAAAAGCTTTATCAGGCTATGCTGCTTGATCCATTGACCGGTGCAGCCCTAGACCCACGGGCGATTCGTCAGATGACAGATGAGATGCTAATCGCGGAAGAAAAATGGCTTCCTCAATTTAAAGAAGGCATACAGAGCGCCAAGAAATGTATAAAACAGGCCAAAGCAGAAGGTACTTATATTCCAACAAATCCAAATTATAAGGGAGCAGCGGTGCGTGATTTCCCTTATGAAATGTATAAAGAATAG
- a CDS encoding VOC family protein — MLKNRKHDHIGIATNDIESFVTWYVDEMGFEEFGSCTAPDGTPIKFIRNNELKYEVFQPANVQPESIGRIDHVSYISKDIEGDYKYCQEKGYKILTDGIEEIPTAWERGCRYFKIAGPNGEAIEFDQIL, encoded by the coding sequence ATGTTAAAAAATAGAAAGCATGATCATATTGGTATTGCTACTAACGATATAGAAAGCTTTGTAACGTGGTATGTAGACGAAATGGGGTTTGAAGAATTTGGTTCGTGTACTGCACCAGATGGAACTCCCATTAAATTTATTCGCAATAATGAGCTCAAATATGAAGTGTTTCAACCTGCCAATGTTCAGCCTGAAAGCATAGGGAGAATTGACCATGTTTCCTATATTTCCAAAGATATTGAAGGGGACTATAAGTATTGCCAAGAAAAAGGCTATAAGATTTTAACGGATGGAATTGAGGAAATTCCAACCGCGTGGGAGAGAGGCTGTCGCTATTTTAAAATTGCAGGGCCGAATGGTGAAGCAATTGAGTTCGATCAAATATTATGA
- a CDS encoding SDR family NAD(P)-dependent oxidoreductase: MKKNAVVTGAGSGIGHAVVELFLDKGYRVFAIDMHREQILESTQSNEQEDFFAVELDVRDAEKFSELAAKMDEKGGCDVLVNCAGVFCGNQVHQAHDRDYDFQFDVNMRGIFYATRALIPAMIKKNEGAIVNISSVSGLRGDYNAPLYCASKAAVIGFTRAIALDYAQNGVRINCVCPSATETPMFLSGTNKNVMDSFLSALPDHRLGKPTDVANAVYFLTSESASHINGQVLCVDGGLSAWNGQPRQDKE; the protein is encoded by the coding sequence ATGAAAAAAAACGCTGTAGTAACTGGGGCAGGCAGCGGAATTGGGCATGCTGTCGTAGAGCTGTTTTTAGATAAAGGCTATCGTGTATTTGCAATAGATATGCATCGGGAACAAATTTTAGAAAGTACACAGTCCAACGAACAAGAAGATTTTTTTGCCGTCGAACTTGATGTGCGGGATGCCGAAAAATTTTCTGAATTGGCAGCAAAGATGGATGAAAAAGGGGGATGTGATGTCCTTGTGAACTGTGCGGGTGTATTTTGCGGAAATCAAGTACATCAAGCACACGATAGGGATTATGATTTTCAGTTTGATGTGAATATGCGAGGAATATTCTATGCAACAAGGGCGCTTATCCCCGCTATGATAAAAAAGAACGAAGGTGCGATCGTTAATATTTCATCGGTTTCCGGTTTGCGAGGTGATTACAATGCGCCGCTCTATTGTGCGAGCAAAGCTGCTGTAATTGGATTTACACGAGCAATAGCGCTGGATTATGCGCAAAATGGTGTGCGTATTAATTGTGTCTGCCCGTCCGCAACGGAAACGCCAATGTTTTTATCTGGCACAAATAAAAATGTGATGGATTCATTTCTAAGCGCACTTCCGGATCATCGGCTGGGAAAACCAACAGATGTTGCAAATGCGGTCTATTTCCTCACCTCAGAATCTGCTTCGCATATCAATGGACAAGTATTATGTGTAGATGGAGGGCTTTCCGCATGGAATGGCCAACCGAGGCAAGATAAGGAGTAG
- a CDS encoding dihydroxyacetone kinase subunit DhaK yields the protein MKKIINDPANFVRDTMEGIAFAYAGKVALIDGDVRLLRSTYPRKKGKVGIVTAGGSGHLPLFLGYVGQGLVDGCVVGNVFASPSAAKIEQMIRACDFGGGVLCLYGNYGGDRMNFTLACDSVEFDGIVTHQILVKDDIASAPIDQKEKRRGVAGLVYAYKIAGAAAERMYDIERVVEITQSALQNIRTIGVATAPCIIPNIGSPSFVVEDNQIEIGMGIHGEPGINTSTMMTADELANLLLDKLLDDMPVSSGNTVSVMINGLGSTPLEEQFIFYRAVYMRLKSMGIRIHMPHIGEFATSMEMAGLSLTLFQLDDELKSLLDAPACSPFYTNYNK from the coding sequence GTGAAAAAGATAATAAATGACCCTGCCAATTTTGTCAGAGACACTATGGAAGGAATTGCGTTTGCCTATGCTGGAAAAGTGGCTCTTATAGATGGAGATGTGCGACTTTTGCGCTCTACCTATCCACGGAAAAAGGGCAAGGTAGGAATTGTGACAGCAGGCGGAAGCGGACACTTACCATTGTTTCTGGGATATGTAGGGCAGGGGCTCGTAGATGGCTGCGTTGTTGGCAATGTATTTGCATCACCTTCTGCCGCCAAAATAGAACAAATGATACGCGCGTGTGATTTTGGTGGGGGAGTATTGTGCCTATATGGAAATTATGGCGGTGATAGAATGAATTTTACATTGGCATGTGATTCTGTAGAATTTGATGGGATCGTAACACATCAAATCTTGGTGAAAGATGATATTGCTTCTGCGCCGATTGACCAAAAAGAAAAACGGCGCGGAGTTGCTGGTTTGGTCTATGCCTATAAAATTGCTGGCGCAGCTGCGGAAAGAATGTATGATATCGAACGTGTGGTAGAGATTACACAAAGTGCATTGCAAAATATACGAACTATAGGGGTTGCAACGGCTCCCTGCATTATTCCGAATATTGGAAGTCCGTCTTTTGTAGTGGAAGATAATCAAATTGAAATTGGCATGGGAATACATGGTGAACCCGGTATTAATACAAGTACAATGATGACGGCCGATGAACTTGCAAACCTCCTGTTGGATAAGCTGTTAGATGATATGCCAGTTTCGTCTGGAAATACAGTTTCTGTTATGATAAACGGATTAGGCTCGACCCCGCTTGAAGAACAGTTTATCTTTTATCGTGCCGTTTACATGCGTCTCAAGAGTATGGGAATTCGCATCCATATGCCACATATAGGAGAGTTTGCAACCTCGATGGAGATGGCGGGACTTTCGCTTACGCTATTCCAACTGGATGATGAACTAAAGTCGTTGTTAGATGCTCCGGCATGTTCGCCGTTTTATACGAATTATAATAAGTAG
- a CDS encoding dihydroxyacetone kinase subunit L: MITTKSLTKAFHEISICISKNVDKLTKLDQKCGDGDLGLSMSNGFYAVDTFLAASSEIDLGRILMQAANTLNEAAPSSLGTILAIGLSGMAKQLRGKKEISLSALTDAMQTGVQAIMKRAGSKAGEKTILDALIPAVDELKRYSNSNEERAYHAAAEAAAAGAEETANMLAVHGRAAYYGSQGIGCVDGGAVVGSLIFEAIAICASPNHKRKADVFQNE; encoded by the coding sequence ATGATCACAACAAAGAGCTTGACAAAAGCTTTCCATGAAATCAGTATTTGTATTTCAAAAAATGTAGACAAATTGACTAAATTAGACCAGAAATGCGGAGATGGTGATCTAGGTCTTTCGATGAGCAATGGGTTTTATGCGGTGGACACTTTTTTGGCTGCAAGCTCCGAAATTGACTTGGGACGAATTTTGATGCAGGCTGCAAACACATTAAATGAAGCCGCGCCTTCTTCGTTGGGGACTATATTGGCAATTGGGTTATCGGGGATGGCCAAACAGCTACGCGGTAAAAAGGAGATAAGTCTCTCTGCCCTAACTGATGCAATGCAAACGGGGGTTCAAGCAATTATGAAGCGCGCGGGATCCAAAGCTGGTGAAAAGACAATTTTGGATGCGCTTATACCTGCAGTGGATGAACTGAAAAGATATTCAAATAGTAATGAAGAGAGGGCATACCATGCGGCTGCGGAAGCGGCCGCTGCTGGAGCAGAAGAAACAGCCAATATGCTAGCTGTTCATGGACGTGCAGCATATTATGGTAGTCAGGGAATTGGTTGTGTAGACGGCGGAGCCGTTGTAGGAAGTTTGATTTTTGAAGCGATAGCGATATGTGCTTCACCTAATCACAAAAGAAAAGCAGATGTGTTCCAAAATGAATAG
- a CDS encoding Abi family protein, whose protein sequence is MPNLCPVKQFHDYNSLVQILIDHGLIVNNRSTVENFLKKVNYYRFSGYFLTFKNGSNFYPDVTFEAIEDLYYFDHELKVLLLKYIARVEIAFRNAISHHHAEAYGSTGYLKSDNFDNIHYYAQFICNLDKTIKRSNDVFVAHHKNKYGAVFPVWVAVQTITIGALSKLYDNMLTPDKKHIAKTYFNSSWVYVSSWFKSVADLRNICAHWGRLYNRPVSSPKLDGKKYPPAIVKRNRVFCQIVAMYNLLSKECQQSFRDEFKNIIATHPNILLSHLGCNGDWEDYLR, encoded by the coding sequence ATGCCTAACCTTTGCCCGGTAAAGCAATTTCATGATTATAATAGCCTTGTCCAGATTCTTATTGATCATGGCCTAATTGTAAACAATCGAAGCACCGTAGAAAATTTTTTAAAAAAGGTCAATTATTATAGATTTAGTGGCTATTTTCTTACATTCAAAAACGGTTCAAATTTTTACCCGGACGTAACTTTTGAAGCTATTGAGGATTTATACTATTTCGATCACGAATTAAAGGTCTTACTGTTAAAATATATTGCACGTGTAGAGATTGCCTTTAGAAATGCCATATCACACCATCATGCTGAAGCTTATGGTTCCACGGGCTATTTGAAATCAGATAACTTTGACAATATCCACTACTATGCGCAATTTATCTGTAATTTAGATAAAACAATCAAACGTTCGAACGATGTATTTGTAGCACATCATAAAAATAAATATGGGGCTGTTTTTCCCGTCTGGGTCGCGGTTCAAACAATCACCATCGGTGCATTAAGTAAGCTCTATGATAATATGCTTACTCCTGATAAAAAGCATATTGCGAAAACCTATTTCAATAGTAGCTGGGTCTATGTATCTAGCTGGTTCAAAAGCGTTGCAGATTTACGGAATATATGTGCGCACTGGGGTAGATTATACAACCGCCCTGTGTCAAGCCCAAAATTAGATGGCAAAAAATATCCTCCTGCTATAGTGAAACGGAACCGAGTATTTTGCCAAATAGTGGCAATGTATAACCTGTTATCCAAAGAATGCCAACAGTCATTCCGGGACGAATTTAAAAACATTATCGCCACGCATCCAAATATTTTGTTAAGCCATTTGGGATGCAATGGGGATTGGGAAGACTATTTAAGATAA
- a CDS encoding phosphoribosylglycinamide formyltransferase, with the protein MNEKDFSNVRNEIKSYIAASGWSLVDIVAEMNKKRAENEKTTPQNISNKLTRGTIKYSEVKEIAKIIGFRIEWKPEATE; encoded by the coding sequence ATGAACGAAAAGGATTTTTCAAATGTTCGAAATGAAATAAAATCATATATTGCGGCTTCCGGTTGGTCGCTTGTGGATATAGTTGCGGAAATGAATAAAAAGAGGGCGGAAAATGAAAAGACAACGCCGCAGAATATCTCAAACAAACTAACACGCGGCACGATTAAATATAGCGAAGTCAAAGAGATTGCAAAAATAATTGGCTTTCGTATTGAATGGAAACCGGAGGCCACAGAATGA